One Coffea eugenioides isolate CCC68of chromosome 2, Ceug_1.0, whole genome shotgun sequence genomic window, ATACAATACTAATATGTTAAggtgaaatttcaaatttagccACCTGTCTAAAGCACATTTGCACCGTTTTTAAGAAAGACATGCAAGACATGCAACTTCAGAAGCTCCCAATTGCTTCCACGTAAGCTAACACCACCACCGTATATGTTAAGCAAGTCAATCTGTCCAACACCAAAACAAAGATGTGAAATTCCATGTTTAGCCACCTACTGATGGTGCCCATACGGGACCATCACTATTGCACTCATATCAGCCAACTCCCCTTTTTATACTTCTTATGATATGATATGATATGATATGATTAGGATTAGGATTAGGATAGGATAGGATAGGATGTGCACCATGTTTTAtacattaaaaataattaattcgtTAAAAAACTGAGGGAATATCAATACTGATACAGTTGTACAACTGCTACTTATATTATATAGCAGACCAATAGCGGCAAGGATCATAGGCTTGCGATTGTTGAAGCAAGGGAAAGAACCTTCATGGATTCAACTGCTAATTCCTTCATATTCCTTCCTCTTTTCCTTCTACCGCCTCTCTTCTGGCTCATCCTAAATTACATCAAAAGTAGAAACCAATCTCTTCCTCCCGGCCCAAAGCCATGGCCGATTGTTGGAAATCTCCCACAAATAGGAAGCAAGCCTCACGTTGCATTAGCCCAACTAGCCCAAGATTACGGCCCATTGATTTCCCTCCGGCTAGGGAGTCAACTTGTGGTTGTTGGGTCAACCCCGGCAGCAGCCACCGAAATCCTCAAGACCCATGATCGGATACTCTCCGGCCGGCACGTCCCACATGTTTCATACGCCAAGAGTCCCCTTATGAACTATGTTTCAGTCGGCTGGACTTATGAGTGCACAGACCAATGGAGGTTTTTACGTACACTTTGTAAAAGTGAAATTCTGGGTGCAAAAGTGATCGAAAACCAGTCCCATTTGAGAGAGCAAAAGGCGAATGAGTTGGTCCAGTTTTTGGTTTCAAAGGAAGGCCAGAGGATCAAGATTGCAGAAGTTGTATTTGTTTCTGTATTCAATTTCTTGGGACAAATTTTTTTCTCCAAGGACTTCATAAGTTATGATGAGGTAGAAAATGGTGGTGGAATGAGCGAGCTTATAAGGGAAGTCATGGAGCTGTGGACAGCCCCAAATATATCAGATCTGTATCCAGTTTTAGGTGGACTGGACCTCCAGAGATTAAGCAAGAAGGCTAGTGTATGTCACAACAAAATCTGCAGTGCATGGCAAGAGATCATTAGAGAGAGAAGAGGGAAGAAATACCAAGATTCAACGAGGCAGAAAGATTTCTTGGATGTGTTGCTTCAGAATGATTTCTCAGACGATCAGATTAATTACTTGCACCTGGTAAGAACTCTCTTTCcttcctctctttctctttatCTGGTCAACAACCTTAaaaaatagggataatttcacaaacttccCCTGAGGTTTATAATAATTGCAGTCACCTCCccttaatttttaaaaattacatctACCTCCCCTACTTTAACTATTTAGGTAACTTATATAGACCCAATATACTACATTTCTCTTCAAAAATCCTAATATACCCTTATTGACATAACAACAAAGAGAAAAGGTTAGTTTAATCATGTacaatttctttttctaaaaccACCGCAAATTTGCCACCATACCAAGCCAATCGAGCAAACTATTATTTATAACTCAGTCTTCATTTCAAGTGATTTTAACAACTCAGTCTTCATTTCAAGTGATTTTAACAATATTTGCAGCCTTAGAATCATTTTGCATCCCAAAGGCTTTCACTAAAAACTACGAGATCAAATATAACCCCACttaaaaaaatctaaaagcTTGCTTATAACTTTTTCAACCTCCTAGCAATAGCTAATCTAGCCCATCACCACCTATatgtaggcctgtcaacgggtcgggtctagacccggatccggaccggatccgtaaaattattgcgggtatgggtagggatttaatttcGTTtttcggatccggatccgaatccgttttgtcaaacaaaaaacgggtcggatacggaatatagtattgcGGCCCGTATCAGACccgatccggatataaatgaattaataatttaaaaaatatatatttatcaatataatttgattagggtgatgtatttgaataaagtcaatttgatttcttttcttatttggttttttctttgcattagttagaaattagtttacaaatatatatttttttcatttttattagaaattataaattttgctaaatttgtttgggtagacccgacccggatccgaatccgaatccggaacatagaataaaagacccgtcgggtaaacggaTCGGATCCGGGTCCGgatccggaataatgaattccgacCTAGACCCAGCCCTACCTATATGGATACTAGAAGCAATCCCACCGTGACCCAAAGAGT contains:
- the LOC113760309 gene encoding probable (S)-N-methylcoclaurine 3'-hydroxylase isozyme 2, with product MDSTANSFIFLPLFLLPPLFWLILNYIKSRNQSLPPGPKPWPIVGNLPQIGSKPHVALAQLAQDYGPLISLRLGSQLVVVGSTPAAATEILKTHDRILSGRHVPHVSYAKSPLMNYVSVGWTYECTDQWRFLRTLCKSEILGAKVIENQSHLREQKANELVQFLVSKEGQRIKIAEVVFVSVFNFLGQIFFSKDFISYDEVENGGGMSELIREVMELWTAPNISDLYPVLGGLDLQRLSKKASVCHNKICSAWQEIIRERRGKKYQDSTRQKDFLDVLLQNDFSDDQINYLHLELFAAGSDTSTSTVEWAMAELLRNPKFLDMIRQELDQIEFSGENVIKESGLTRLPYLQACVKEILRLHPPAPLLLPRRATETCQVMNYTIPMGTEVLVNVWAIGRDPNIWEDPSSFNPERFLSRNLDFKGNDFEFLPFGAGRRMCPGLPMAARQVCLTLASLIYHFEWSLPDNMLPQHMDMSEKFGITLQKQQPLVIMLSRRK